A single region of the Marmota flaviventris isolate mMarFla1 chromosome 10, mMarFla1.hap1, whole genome shotgun sequence genome encodes:
- the Gfi1 gene encoding zinc finger protein Gfi-1, with translation MPRSFLVKSKKAHSYHQPRSPGPDYSPRLENVPAPGRTDSISSSGEGKAEPGDRLSPESQLIEAQDRASASPDSCEGSVCDRSSEFEDFWRPPSPSVSPASEKSMCQSLDEAQPFPLPFKPYSWSGLTGSDLRHLVQSYRPCTALERGPGLGLFCERTPEPGHPASLYGPERAAGGAGAGAPGSCSTGGGAGGGVGLGLYGDFGSAAAGLYERSTAAAGRLYPDRGHELHAEKGAGVKVESELLCTRLLLGGGSYKCIKCSKVFSTPHGLEVHVRRSHSGTRPFACEMCGKTFGHAVSLEQHKAVHSQERSFDCKICGKSFKRSSTLSTHLLIHSDTRPYPCQYCGKRFHQKSDMKKHTFIHTGEKPHKCQVCGKAFSQSSNLITHSRKHTGFKPFGCDLCGKGFQRKVDLRRHRETQHGLK, from the exons ATGCCGCGCTCTTTTCTCGTAAAGAGCAAGAAGGCTCACAGCTACCACCAACCACGCTCCCCGGGACCAGACTACTCCCCCCGTTTGGAGAATGTACCAGCACCAGGCCGAACAG ACAGCATTTCGAGTTCAGGAGAGGGGAAGGCGGAGCCCGGGGACCGTTTGTCCCCTGAGTCTCAACTGATCGAGGCCCAGGACAGAGCCTCTGCGTCTCCGGACAGCTGCGAGGGCAGCGTCTGCGACCGGAGCTCGGAGTTTGAGGATTTTTGGAGGCCTCCTTCACCCTCCGTGTCTCCAG CGTCAGAGAAATCCATGTGTCAGTCGCTGGACGAAGCCCAACCCTTCCCTCTGCCTTTCAAGCCGTACTCATGGAGTGGCCTGACGGGTTCTGACCTACGGCACCTGGTGCAGAGCTACCGGCCTTGTACAGCTCTGGAACGCGGCCCCGGCCTCGGTCTCTTCTGCGAGCGTACACCGGAGCCTGGCCACCCGGCCTCGCTCTACGGCCCAGAGAGGGCTGCAGGCGGCGCGGGGGCCGGAGCCCCAGGAAGTTGCAGCACAGGAGGTGGCGCTGGCGGTGGCGTGGGCCTGGGGCTCTATGGCGACTTTGGATCTGCTGCGGCCGGGCTGTATGAGCGGTCGACGGCAGCGGCTGGCCGGCTGTACCCGGATCGCGGCCACGAACTACACGCGGAAAAGGGTGCTGGTGTCAAGGTGGAATCTGAGTTGCTGTGCACCCGCCTTCTGCTGGGCGGCGGCTCCTACAAGTGTATCAAGTGCAGCAAG GTGTTCTCCACGCCGCACGGGCTCGAGGTCCACGTGCGCAGGTCCCACAGCGGCACCAGACCCTTTGCCTGCGAGATGTGCGGCAAGACCTTCGGGCACGCGGTGAGCCTGGAGCAGCACAAAGCCGTGCACTCGCAG gAGCGCAGCTTTGACTGTAAGATCTGTGGCAAGAGCTTCAAGAGATCATCTACACTGTCCACACACCTGCTTATTCACTCAGACACTCGGCCTTACCCCTGTCAGTACTGTGGCAAGAGGTTCCACCAGAAGTCAGATATGAAGAAACACACCTTCATCCACACTG GTGAGAAGCCCCACAAGTGCCAGGTGTGTGGCAAGGCATTCAGCCAGAGCTCCAACCTCATCACCCACAGCCGCAAACACACAGGCTTCAAACCCTTTGGTTGTGACCTGTGTGGGAAGGGCTTCCAGAGGAAGGTGGATCTCCGGAGGCACAGAGAGACACAGCATGGGCTCAAATGA